From one Gossypium hirsutum isolate 1008001.06 chromosome D08, Gossypium_hirsutum_v2.1, whole genome shotgun sequence genomic stretch:
- the LOC107918259 gene encoding 2-methoxy-6-polyprenyl-1,4-benzoquinol methylase, mitochondrial isoform X3, giving the protein MALRLVTKNLSSRISPKLCSASLLHSHATSFGFKEVREEEKSQMVGKVFSNVASNYDLMNDFMSGGLHRLWKDRLVSKLSPFPGMKHLDVAGGTGDVAFRILESVNSIKRRALQDPLNDDLQEETRIYVCDINPNMLDVGKNRALEKGLGEDKSLVWVQGDAEALSFEDNSMDGYTIAFGIRNVTHIEKVLSEAYRVLKRGGRFLCLELSHVDIPVFKELYDFYSFSVIPRLGEIVAGDRESYQYLVESIRRFPPQL; this is encoded by the exons ATGGCTCTCAGGCTGGTAACTAAGAATCTCAGCAGTCGAATTTCGCCCAAGCTGTGTTCTGCTTCTCTGTTACATTCACATGCCACAAGTTTTG GGTTTAAAGAAGTACGAGAAGAAGAGAAAAGCCAAATGGTTGGTAAAGTCTTTAGCAATGTTGCTTCAAACTATGATCTCATGAATGACTTTATGAGTGGTGGACTACATAGACTGTGGAAGGATAG ATTGGTTTCCAAACTGAGCCCATTTCCAGGAATGAAACATCTTGATGTAGCTGGTGGAACAG GTGATGTTGCTTTCAGGATTCTGGAAAGTGTTAACAGCATCAAACGCAGAGCATTACAAGATCCACTCAATGATGACCTACAGGAAGAAACTCGGATATATGTCTGCGACATCAACCCAAACATGTTAGATGTTGGAAAAAATCGTGCCCTAGAGaaag GTCTTGGAGAAGACAAATCTCTTGTATGGGTGCAAGGAGATGCAGAAGCCCTAAGTTTTGAAGATAATTCAATGGATGGTTATACCATTGCATTTGGAATTAGAAATGTCACCCACATAGAGAAAGTTCTTTCTGAAGCTTATAG GGTTTTGAAACGGGGAGGAAGATTCCTTTGTCTCGAACTGAGCCATGTTGACATTCCTGTATTTAAGGAACT GTATGACTTTTATTCTTTCTCTGTTATCCCACGACTGGGAGAGATTGTTGCAGGTGATAGAGAATCTTACCAGTACCTAGTTGAAAGTATCCGCCGTTTTCCACCACAG TTATGA
- the LOC107918259 gene encoding 2-methoxy-6-polyprenyl-1,4-benzoquinol methylase, mitochondrial isoform X1, with translation MALRLVTKNLSSRISPKLCSASLLHSHATSFGFKEVREEEKSQMVGKVFSNVASNYDLMNDFMSGGLHRLWKDRLVSKLSPFPGMKHLDVAGGTGDVAFRILESVNSIKRRALQDPLNDDLQEETRIYVCDINPNMLDVGKNRALEKGLGEDKSLVWVQGDAEALSFEDNSMDGYTIAFGIRNVTHIEKVLSEAYRVLKRGGRFLCLELSHVDIPVFKELYDFYSFSVIPRLGEIVAGDRESYQYLVESIRRFPPQEKFASMIADAGFQKVEYENLVGGVVAIHSGLKI, from the exons ATGGCTCTCAGGCTGGTAACTAAGAATCTCAGCAGTCGAATTTCGCCCAAGCTGTGTTCTGCTTCTCTGTTACATTCACATGCCACAAGTTTTG GGTTTAAAGAAGTACGAGAAGAAGAGAAAAGCCAAATGGTTGGTAAAGTCTTTAGCAATGTTGCTTCAAACTATGATCTCATGAATGACTTTATGAGTGGTGGACTACATAGACTGTGGAAGGATAG ATTGGTTTCCAAACTGAGCCCATTTCCAGGAATGAAACATCTTGATGTAGCTGGTGGAACAG GTGATGTTGCTTTCAGGATTCTGGAAAGTGTTAACAGCATCAAACGCAGAGCATTACAAGATCCACTCAATGATGACCTACAGGAAGAAACTCGGATATATGTCTGCGACATCAACCCAAACATGTTAGATGTTGGAAAAAATCGTGCCCTAGAGaaag GTCTTGGAGAAGACAAATCTCTTGTATGGGTGCAAGGAGATGCAGAAGCCCTAAGTTTTGAAGATAATTCAATGGATGGTTATACCATTGCATTTGGAATTAGAAATGTCACCCACATAGAGAAAGTTCTTTCTGAAGCTTATAG GGTTTTGAAACGGGGAGGAAGATTCCTTTGTCTCGAACTGAGCCATGTTGACATTCCTGTATTTAAGGAACT GTATGACTTTTATTCTTTCTCTGTTATCCCACGACTGGGAGAGATTGTTGCAGGTGATAGAGAATCTTACCAGTACCTAGTTGAAAGTATCCGCCGTTTTCCACCACAG GAGAAGTTTGCTTCAATGATTGCGGATGCCGGATTTCAGAAGGTCGAGTATGAAAATCTTGTCGGGGGCGTGGTTGCCATTCATTCCGGTCTAAAAATTTAA
- the LOC107918259 gene encoding 2-methoxy-6-polyprenyl-1,4-benzoquinol methylase, mitochondrial isoform X2, whose amino-acid sequence MFSGFKEVREEEKSQMVGKVFSNVASNYDLMNDFMSGGLHRLWKDRLVSKLSPFPGMKHLDVAGGTGDVAFRILESVNSIKRRALQDPLNDDLQEETRIYVCDINPNMLDVGKNRALEKGLGEDKSLVWVQGDAEALSFEDNSMDGYTIAFGIRNVTHIEKVLSEAYRVLKRGGRFLCLELSHVDIPVFKELYDFYSFSVIPRLGEIVAGDRESYQYLVESIRRFPPQEKFASMIADAGFQKVEYENLVGGVVAIHSGLKI is encoded by the exons ATGTTTTCAGGGTTTAAAGAAGTACGAGAAGAAGAGAAAAGCCAAATGGTTGGTAAAGTCTTTAGCAATGTTGCTTCAAACTATGATCTCATGAATGACTTTATGAGTGGTGGACTACATAGACTGTGGAAGGATAG ATTGGTTTCCAAACTGAGCCCATTTCCAGGAATGAAACATCTTGATGTAGCTGGTGGAACAG GTGATGTTGCTTTCAGGATTCTGGAAAGTGTTAACAGCATCAAACGCAGAGCATTACAAGATCCACTCAATGATGACCTACAGGAAGAAACTCGGATATATGTCTGCGACATCAACCCAAACATGTTAGATGTTGGAAAAAATCGTGCCCTAGAGaaag GTCTTGGAGAAGACAAATCTCTTGTATGGGTGCAAGGAGATGCAGAAGCCCTAAGTTTTGAAGATAATTCAATGGATGGTTATACCATTGCATTTGGAATTAGAAATGTCACCCACATAGAGAAAGTTCTTTCTGAAGCTTATAG GGTTTTGAAACGGGGAGGAAGATTCCTTTGTCTCGAACTGAGCCATGTTGACATTCCTGTATTTAAGGAACT GTATGACTTTTATTCTTTCTCTGTTATCCCACGACTGGGAGAGATTGTTGCAGGTGATAGAGAATCTTACCAGTACCTAGTTGAAAGTATCCGCCGTTTTCCACCACAG GAGAAGTTTGCTTCAATGATTGCGGATGCCGGATTTCAGAAGGTCGAGTATGAAAATCTTGTCGGGGGCGTGGTTGCCATTCATTCCGGTCTAAAAATTTAA